In one Bradyrhizobium sp. 4 genomic region, the following are encoded:
- a CDS encoding IS701 family transposase, producing the protein MIQMSWTRAASVEETLALWAASLREVKQRIRPLFTQERVATNAGLFLEGLLGDEQRKTGWMRAEAAGDPGPWRQQAILGRGDWDADALRDIVRDYVIEHLADDDAVLVIDETGFLKQGNASCGVARQYTGSAGKITNCQIGVFATYVSRHGHAFIDRALYLPKEWTDDPDRLEAAYVPDVCFATKPKLATRMIARAIAASVPFKWVAGDTVYGVGDIEQQLRRAGKGYVLGVSSAHVFRSWGKRPPVAGTAADLARTRRPSDWKRLSAGAGTKGPRLHDWCYLELADLEAEQFNSANDGLWTRGLLIRRHIADGDLAFFTTWCPAGTSIETLVAVEGHRWAIEDSFETAKNEFGLDHNESRSWHGWHRHVSLVMLAFAMLAAIRHRANPPPPKKTKPRPPAKAKA; encoded by the coding sequence ATGATTCAAATGTCGTGGACGCGGGCCGCGTCGGTTGAGGAGACGCTTGCGTTGTGGGCGGCGTCGCTTCGAGAGGTCAAGCAGCGGATACGTCCGTTGTTCACGCAAGAGCGTGTGGCGACGAATGCAGGCCTGTTCCTGGAAGGTCTGCTCGGAGATGAGCAGCGCAAGACCGGTTGGATGCGCGCGGAGGCGGCTGGCGATCCCGGCCCATGGCGGCAGCAGGCGATCCTGGGTCGCGGGGATTGGGACGCTGATGCCCTGCGCGATATCGTCCGGGACTATGTCATCGAGCACTTGGCGGATGACGATGCGGTGCTGGTGATCGACGAGACCGGCTTTCTCAAGCAGGGTAACGCCTCGTGCGGAGTGGCGCGGCAATACACTGGTTCGGCAGGGAAGATCACGAACTGCCAGATCGGCGTCTTCGCTACCTACGTTTCGCGTCATGGTCATGCGTTCATCGATCGCGCGTTGTATCTTCCGAAGGAATGGACCGACGATCCAGATCGTCTGGAAGCCGCATACGTGCCCGATGTCTGCTTTGCGACCAAACCAAAGCTTGCGACGAGAATGATCGCACGTGCGATAGCCGCGTCTGTACCATTCAAGTGGGTTGCCGGTGACACGGTCTACGGTGTTGGCGACATCGAACAGCAACTACGTCGGGCAGGCAAAGGCTACGTGCTCGGGGTCAGCAGCGCTCATGTGTTTCGATCCTGGGGCAAGCGACCGCCGGTCGCCGGTACGGCCGCGGACCTCGCCCGGACGCGCCGCCCGTCCGACTGGAAGCGCCTGTCGGCGGGAGCCGGAACCAAAGGACCGCGGCTGCACGACTGGTGTTATCTCGAACTGGCCGACCTCGAGGCCGAGCAGTTCAACAGCGCAAATGATGGTTTATGGACGCGCGGTCTGCTGATCCGTCGCCATATCGCCGATGGCGATCTCGCCTTCTTCACCACCTGGTGCCCAGCGGGAACATCAATTGAAACGCTGGTCGCGGTCGAAGGCCATCGATGGGCGATCGAGGACAGCTTTGAAACCGCGAAAAACGAGTTCGGGCTCGATCATAACGAGAGCAGGTCCTGGCATGGCTGGCATCGCCACGTGTCCCTGGTGATGCTCGCCTTCGCCATGCTGGCGGCGATCCGCCATCGCGCTAATCCGCCACCGCCCAAAAAAACGAAACCTCGCCCCCCGGCAAAAGCCAAAGCATAA
- a CDS encoding YbgC/FadM family acyl-CoA thioesterase produces MALQRPNEIKALCCDFGKPEFSGIVYHANYLRFMERGRTNHLRLMGAEQQALFEQAEAEDASFAFVVRSMHLDFLKPARMDDVLDVVTWPVAVKGASIMLAQEVRRGEEVLVKAEVRVAFISGGRAQPIPKSIRALMKADLIS; encoded by the coding sequence ATAGCCCTCCAACGTCCCAATGAAATCAAGGCGCTGTGTTGCGATTTTGGCAAGCCAGAGTTTTCCGGCATCGTCTATCACGCCAACTATTTGCGCTTCATGGAGCGCGGACGGACCAATCATCTGCGGCTGATGGGCGCCGAGCAGCAGGCATTGTTCGAGCAGGCCGAGGCGGAAGACGCAAGCTTCGCCTTCGTGGTGCGTTCGATGCATCTCGATTTCCTCAAGCCTGCCCGGATGGACGATGTGCTCGATGTCGTGACCTGGCCGGTCGCGGTGAAGGGCGCCTCCATCATGCTGGCGCAGGAGGTGCGCCGCGGCGAGGAGGTGTTGGTGAAGGCCGAGGTGCGCGTCGCCTTCATCAGCGGCGGCCGCGCCCAGCCGATCCCGAAATCGATCCGCGCCTTGATGAAGGCTGATCTGATTTCGTGA
- the ybgC gene encoding tol-pal system-associated acyl-CoA thioesterase, giving the protein MTASLDGEIRDGGHHMQVRVYFEDTDSGQIVYHANFLRFMERGRTNYLRLLGTTQQALLREAKKDAPGFAFVVRSMTIDFLKPAVLDDLLDVVTVPQEVRGASIALLQECRRGDDLLVTARVRVAFISAGKAQRIPKSLRLAMEGLR; this is encoded by the coding sequence GTGACAGCTTCTCTTGATGGCGAAATTCGCGACGGCGGCCATCATATGCAGGTCCGCGTCTATTTCGAAGATACTGACTCCGGTCAGATTGTTTATCACGCAAATTTTTTGCGCTTCATGGAACGCGGTAGAACGAATTACTTGCGCCTGCTCGGAACCACTCAGCAAGCGCTACTCAGAGAAGCCAAGAAAGATGCGCCCGGCTTTGCCTTCGTTGTCCGCTCCATGACGATCGATTTTCTAAAACCGGCGGTCTTGGATGACCTGCTTGACGTCGTCACAGTCCCGCAAGAGGTGAGGGGAGCGTCGATTGCGTTGCTGCAGGAATGCAGGCGCGGAGACGATCTCCTAGTCACGGCGCGTGTACGCGTGGCGTTTATTTCAGCCGGAAAGGCGCAGCGCATCCCGAAGTCGCTGCGGCTCGCTATGGAAGGGCTTCGATAG
- a CDS encoding IS701 family transposase translates to MIHGWSALGGLTMPGWEDELERWLMPFLDRLGHKTRQRMCPLYVAGLIGPGDRKSVQPMAERLATSNYDQLHHFIADGVWNATPLETELLNQADRLVGGRDAVLVIDDTSLPKKGERSVGVAAQYASALGKTANCQTLVSLTLARGEVPVMVALRLFLPDSWTSDMPRLKRARVPVEHRTPRSKPEIALAEIDRAMAANIRFGCVLADAGYGLSAPFRQGLTERGLAWAVGIPRHQKVYPVDVKLIWPITKARGKPRKHHVPDILSIAAEQMLASAKWKTVSWRSGTKGRLKARFAALRVRTADGPPQRIWDKGQQHLPGDEAWLIGEQRASGEKKYYLANLPATTDLRTLAATIKARWICEQAHQQLKEELGLDHFEGRSWQGLHRHALMTMIAYAFLQHRRLANAGRKKKNQRASASTDYARRTSRHRRSHPSAAAPAVPILPKANP, encoded by the coding sequence ATGATTCATGGGTGGTCGGCTCTTGGAGGGCTGACCATGCCGGGATGGGAAGACGAACTCGAACGCTGGCTGATGCCGTTCTTGGACCGGCTGGGTCATAAGACCCGACAGCGGATGTGTCCTCTATATGTTGCGGGATTGATCGGTCCTGGCGATCGCAAGAGCGTTCAGCCGATGGCGGAACGCCTTGCCACGAGCAACTACGACCAGTTGCACCATTTCATTGCGGACGGCGTCTGGAACGCGACGCCGCTAGAGACAGAGCTGCTCAACCAGGCGGACCGACTTGTCGGCGGCAGGGATGCGGTGCTGGTTATTGATGACACCTCACTGCCGAAAAAGGGTGAGCGATCGGTCGGTGTTGCGGCTCAATACGCGTCGGCTCTCGGTAAAACTGCAAATTGCCAAACGCTGGTGTCTTTAACGCTTGCGCGCGGGGAAGTGCCCGTGATGGTCGCGTTACGTCTCTTTCTGCCTGACAGCTGGACAAGCGACATGCCTCGCTTGAAGCGCGCTCGCGTGCCAGTCGAACACCGAACGCCGCGGTCCAAGCCGGAGATCGCTTTGGCCGAGATTGACCGCGCGATGGCAGCCAACATACGCTTTGGATGTGTGCTGGCGGATGCAGGATACGGCCTCAGCGCGCCGTTTCGACAAGGGCTAACAGAGCGCGGGCTGGCCTGGGCGGTCGGTATCCCTCGGCACCAGAAAGTGTATCCGGTCGATGTGAAGCTCATTTGGCCGATCACCAAAGCCCGTGGCAAACCACGAAAGCACCACGTGCCCGATATCTTATCGATTGCGGCAGAACAAATGCTGGCCAGCGCCAAATGGAAAACCGTGAGTTGGCGCAGCGGGACGAAAGGTCGGCTCAAAGCCCGATTTGCTGCTCTCCGTGTCCGCACCGCCGACGGCCCTCCGCAGCGGATATGGGATAAAGGTCAGCAGCATCTCCCAGGCGACGAAGCCTGGCTCATTGGCGAGCAACGTGCCTCCGGGGAGAAGAAATACTATCTCGCCAATCTTCCGGCGACGACGGATCTGCGCACGCTGGCCGCCACCATCAAGGCACGGTGGATTTGTGAGCAGGCGCATCAACAGTTGAAGGAGGAACTTGGACTTGATCACTTCGAAGGGCGATCATGGCAAGGTCTTCATCGCCACGCCCTTATGACAATGATTGCCTACGCCTTCCTGCAACATCGTCGCCTCGCAAACGCGGGGCGAAAAAAAAAGAATCAACGGGCCTCCGCCTCAACCGACTATGCCCGCCGTACGTCACGCCATCGTCGATCTCATCCTTCGGCCGCCGCCCCAGCAGTGCCCATATTGCCGAAAGCAAATCCTTGA
- a CDS encoding nuclear transport factor 2 family protein, with translation MSRPPLPPFTRETAAQKARMAEDAWNSRDPVRVSLAYTEDSRWRNRSEVFQGREAIVAFLTRKWEKEHDYRLIKDLWAFDDNRIAVRFQYEWHDASGQWYRSYGNEQWEFDEHGLMRRREASINDVVIADKDRRFHWPAPGPRPADVAGLGTDPF, from the coding sequence ATGTCGCGCCCGCCGCTTCCGCCCTTCACCCGTGAGACCGCCGCGCAGAAGGCGCGTATGGCCGAGGATGCCTGGAATTCGCGCGACCCGGTGCGCGTCTCGCTCGCCTATACCGAGGACAGCCGCTGGCGCAATCGCTCCGAGGTTTTTCAGGGTCGCGAAGCCATCGTCGCGTTCCTCACCCGCAAATGGGAGAAGGAGCACGACTACCGCCTGATCAAGGACCTCTGGGCGTTCGACGATAACCGCATCGCCGTGCGCTTCCAGTACGAATGGCACGATGCGAGCGGCCAGTGGTACCGCTCCTACGGCAACGAGCAGTGGGAGTTCGACGAGCACGGCCTGATGCGGCGGCGCGAGGCTTCGATCAACGACGTGGTGATCGCGGATAAGGACCGGCGGTTTCACTGGCCGGCACCGGGGCCGAGGCCGGCGGATGTGGCGGGGCTGGGAACGGACCCTTTCTGA
- a CDS encoding coproporphyrinogen-III oxidase family protein → MRAPSYSEALEFAIDRSYDINLDMLRSRNLHLDMHNDYLVGTYPPLKAMGDLNAEKLLLQVSSSIDLYFHIPFCDQYCTFCHFAKEINPSSGRVERYLAALDKEMSWSDAALGGRAVETAFFGGGTPSFLTNRQLETLFGMISRRFDLSKSEVSFELHPSLAKQADAAHRISTLLRAGVNRFVLGVQSLDPRILRILNRGHHVDEVVQLVKLLNEMGVQNLSLDLMYGLPQQTLRSWYDSLIGLLDMGIEKFNVFPLMFKSTDPVARHLARGRYQFAGAKERIIMHFMAEHILTKLGYRHGPIFYWSKQSQPHSIQQSRKYDSWNDNNLVPFGVAGFGYMSQCQFYNEADLDRYLYRVEAGEKPVWKGVVLSQDDLMRRTVMFALRSSGVLLSRFEREFGVSIEKCFGRELELLNEAGLICISNGLLSLTAAGTINSGAVSLLFFSNNILERVAYNDSRIIDKRTDLLEKHDYSPAARYGSSAEMQVAFR, encoded by the coding sequence ATGCGTGCGCCGTCCTATTCCGAGGCCTTGGAATTCGCGATCGACCGCTCGTACGACATTAACCTTGACATGTTGAGGTCACGGAATTTGCACCTTGACATGCACAACGATTATCTTGTCGGCACATATCCGCCTCTCAAGGCAATGGGCGACCTGAATGCCGAAAAGTTGTTGCTTCAGGTTTCGTCGTCAATTGATCTCTATTTTCACATCCCCTTCTGCGATCAGTATTGTACCTTTTGCCACTTCGCCAAGGAAATCAATCCATCTTCCGGGCGAGTGGAGCGCTATCTGGCGGCTTTAGATAAAGAGATGAGTTGGTCGGACGCAGCGCTCGGTGGCAGAGCTGTTGAGACTGCTTTTTTTGGAGGCGGCACTCCCTCGTTCTTAACCAACCGTCAACTCGAAACGCTATTTGGCATGATTAGCCGGCGCTTTGACCTGTCTAAGTCGGAAGTGAGTTTCGAATTGCATCCCTCTCTTGCAAAGCAAGCGGACGCTGCACATCGCATATCCACACTGCTTAGAGCCGGCGTAAACCGCTTCGTATTGGGCGTTCAGAGTCTAGATCCGCGCATTTTACGCATATTGAACCGCGGGCACCACGTGGACGAGGTAGTACAACTAGTAAAGTTACTGAATGAGATGGGCGTTCAGAATCTGTCGCTTGATCTCATGTATGGGTTGCCGCAGCAAACGCTCCGGAGCTGGTACGACTCACTTATCGGCTTACTGGATATGGGAATAGAGAAGTTCAATGTATTCCCATTGATGTTTAAATCTACAGACCCCGTAGCCCGCCATTTGGCTAGGGGACGATATCAATTTGCCGGGGCTAAGGAGCGCATTATCATGCATTTTATGGCCGAGCACATCCTCACGAAACTCGGCTATCGCCATGGGCCGATTTTCTATTGGAGTAAGCAGTCGCAGCCGCACTCAATTCAACAGAGCCGCAAATACGATTCCTGGAACGACAATAATCTGGTCCCGTTTGGGGTTGCCGGGTTTGGTTACATGAGCCAGTGCCAGTTCTATAACGAGGCAGATTTAGATCGCTACCTATATAGGGTTGAGGCGGGCGAGAAGCCTGTGTGGAAGGGTGTTGTCCTGTCGCAAGATGATCTCATGCGCAGAACGGTAATGTTTGCCCTGCGTAGCAGTGGGGTGTTGCTCTCCCGCTTCGAGCGGGAGTTTGGGGTTTCCATTGAGAAATGCTTTGGCCGCGAGCTTGAACTCTTGAATGAGGCAGGACTCATCTGCATTTCGAACGGCCTGCTTTCGCTAACTGCCGCCGGCACTATCAATTCGGGCGCCGTATCGCTGCTATTCTTCTCGAACAATATACTCGAGCGGGTCGCGTACAACGACAGCAGGATAATAGACAAACGAACTGATCTGCTCGAAAAGCACGATTACTCACCGGCCGCACGATACGGGTCAAGTGCCGAAATGCAAGTTGCGTTTCGATGA
- a CDS encoding type 1 glutamine amidotransferase, which translates to MARITIIETGQVPQKYRERHGSFPDMFERMVRAEDPTATVEIVSIPNGDALPDPRNLEAVLITGAAAGVYDGLDWIAPLEDFVRTAYASRTPMVGICFGHQLIAQALGGTVRKSEKGWGIGRHVYQVLPDNGVVDGEAVAIACSHQDQVIEPPNDALTILSSDFTPHAGLLYANGATLTLQPHPEFDVEFAQVCCELRDGKAPDDVVTTARESLAEPMDHAKLGGAITRFLARNSIPSS; encoded by the coding sequence ATGGCACGCATCACCATCATCGAGACCGGGCAGGTCCCACAAAAATATCGCGAGCGCCACGGTTCATTCCCGGACATGTTCGAGCGCATGGTCCGCGCCGAGGATCCGACAGCCACGGTCGAGATCGTCAGCATCCCGAACGGCGATGCGCTTCCGGATCCGCGCAATTTGGAGGCGGTGCTGATCACCGGCGCGGCTGCCGGCGTCTATGACGGGCTCGACTGGATCGCGCCACTGGAAGATTTCGTGCGCACGGCCTACGCCAGCAGGACACCGATGGTCGGCATCTGCTTCGGTCATCAGTTGATCGCGCAGGCGCTCGGCGGCACCGTGCGCAAATCGGAGAAGGGCTGGGGCATCGGCCGGCACGTCTATCAGGTGCTGCCGGACAACGGCGTCGTCGACGGCGAAGCGGTCGCCATCGCCTGCTCGCATCAGGACCAGGTGATCGAGCCGCCGAACGATGCGCTGACCATCCTCTCGTCCGACTTCACCCCGCATGCCGGCCTGCTCTACGCCAACGGCGCGACGCTCACCCTGCAGCCGCATCCGGAGTTCGACGTAGAGTTTGCGCAAGTGTGCTGTGAGCTGCGCGACGGCAAGGCGCCGGACGATGTCGTTACCACCGCGAGGGAGTCGCTGGCGGAGCCGATGGATCACGCCAAGCTCGGAGGCGCCATTACGAGGTTTCTGGCACGCAACTCCATCCCCTCATCCTGA